Proteins co-encoded in one Pseudorhizobium banfieldiae genomic window:
- the xth gene encoding exodeoxyribonuclease III, producing the protein MKIATFNVNGVNGRIDTLLRWLDEARPDVVCLQELKAPQEKFLRHALDKAGYGAVWHGQQRWNGVAILARDVEPIETRRGLGGDPEDSHSRYIEAAVNGVLIGCLYAPNGNPAPGPKFDYKLGWYERFLAHTQDLLETGAPVVLAGDYNIMPTDIDVYAPERWQDDALFRPEVREVFRNLMSQGWTDALRHLHPDERIYTFWDYFRNAWGRNAGLRLDHLLLSPSVAARLDEADVDRHVRGWDHASDHAPTWVTLLDD; encoded by the coding sequence ATGAAGATCGCGACCTTCAACGTCAACGGTGTCAACGGCCGGATCGACACCCTTCTCCGCTGGCTCGACGAGGCGCGTCCTGACGTGGTCTGCCTTCAGGAGTTGAAGGCGCCGCAGGAGAAGTTTCTCCGCCATGCACTAGACAAGGCAGGCTATGGGGCGGTCTGGCACGGGCAGCAGCGCTGGAATGGGGTGGCCATCCTGGCACGCGATGTTGAGCCGATCGAGACACGCCGCGGCCTGGGCGGTGATCCAGAGGACAGTCACAGTCGCTATATCGAGGCGGCCGTCAACGGCGTGCTGATTGGCTGCCTGTATGCGCCGAACGGAAATCCGGCACCAGGCCCCAAGTTCGACTACAAGCTCGGCTGGTACGAGCGCTTCCTTGCTCACACGCAAGACCTCTTGGAGACGGGCGCTCCGGTGGTGCTCGCAGGCGACTACAATATCATGCCGACGGACATCGACGTCTATGCGCCGGAGCGCTGGCAGGACGATGCGCTGTTCCGGCCCGAGGTGCGCGAGGTCTTCCGCAACCTCATGTCGCAGGGCTGGACGGACGCCCTGCGTCATCTTCATCCCGATGAACGGATCTACACGTTCTGGGACTATTTCCGGAACGCCTGGGGTCGCAATGCCGGCCTCCGCCTGGACCACCTGCTGCTCAGCCCGTCCGTTGCGGCCCGTCTGGACGAGGCCGACGTCGACCGCCACGTGCGCGGCTGGGACCATGCCAGCGACCACGCGCCGACATGGGTTACACTTCTCGACGATTGA
- a CDS encoding PRC-barrel domain-containing protein, producing MLHQEPRAGQDPYVKDTPSLIASDKVEGTRVYGADGQHIGSIERVLLEKRGGRVAYAVLSFGGFLGIGDDYYPLPWEKLNYDEELDGYRIDLTKDQITGAPRYNDLEDDSWYQDKGRTIYDYYGVPPYWV from the coding sequence ATGTTGCATCAGGAACCGCGCGCGGGGCAGGACCCCTATGTGAAGGACACCCCGTCGCTGATCGCAAGCGACAAGGTGGAAGGTACCCGCGTCTATGGCGCCGACGGGCAGCATATCGGCTCGATCGAGCGCGTTCTTCTGGAGAAGCGTGGCGGCCGCGTGGCCTATGCAGTCCTCAGCTTTGGCGGCTTCCTCGGCATCGGCGATGACTACTATCCGTTGCCGTGGGAAAAGCTGAACTACGATGAGGAACTCGACGGCTACCGCATCGACCTGACGAAGGACCAGATCACCGGCGCACCCCGCTACAATGATCTGGAAGACGACAGCTGGTATCAGGACAAAGGCCGCACCATCTACGACTATTATGGCGTTCCGCCCTACTGGGTATGA
- a CDS encoding NAD(P)H-dependent flavin oxidoreductase, with the protein MMLPPILKDKLRLPVVASPLFIISHPALTLAQCKAGVVGAFPALNARPESQLDEWLAMITEELAAHDAANPDKPAAPFAVNQIVHTSNKRLEHDLMMCVKYKVPIVVSSLGAVPEVNAAVHAYGGIVLHDVINNRHANSAIRKGADGLIAVAAGAGGHAGTLSPFALVQEIREWFDGPLLLAGAIGTGGGILAAQAMGADMAYIGTPFIATEEARASDAYKQMIAQSQAADIVYSNYFTGIHGNYLKGSILASGMDPENLPVADPSKMDFDKATTGARAWKDIWGAGQGVGSVKAVVPVAELVDRLEREYRAAREGLCG; encoded by the coding sequence ATGATGCTGCCGCCCATCCTGAAGGACAAACTGCGCCTGCCGGTTGTCGCCTCTCCGCTCTTCATCATCTCGCATCCGGCGCTGACGCTGGCCCAATGCAAGGCCGGGGTGGTGGGCGCTTTTCCGGCACTCAATGCGCGGCCGGAGAGCCAGCTCGACGAATGGCTGGCAATGATCACGGAAGAGCTTGCCGCGCATGACGCCGCCAATCCCGACAAACCGGCCGCCCCCTTCGCCGTCAACCAGATCGTGCACACCTCCAACAAGCGGCTGGAGCACGACCTGATGATGTGCGTGAAGTACAAGGTGCCGATCGTCGTCTCCTCGCTCGGCGCCGTCCCCGAGGTCAATGCCGCCGTTCATGCTTATGGGGGCATCGTGCTGCACGACGTGATCAACAACCGGCACGCCAACTCGGCGATCCGCAAGGGGGCCGACGGGCTGATCGCGGTGGCTGCCGGCGCGGGCGGCCATGCCGGCACGCTGTCACCCTTCGCACTGGTGCAGGAGATCCGTGAATGGTTCGATGGCCCGCTGCTGCTTGCCGGGGCCATCGGCACGGGCGGCGGGATTCTGGCCGCTCAGGCCATGGGTGCCGACATGGCCTATATCGGCACGCCCTTCATCGCGACCGAGGAGGCGCGCGCGTCAGATGCCTACAAGCAGATGATCGCCCAGTCCCAGGCTGCCGACATCGTCTACTCGAACTATTTCACCGGGATCCACGGCAACTACCTGAAGGGCTCGATCCTTGCTTCAGGCATGGATCCGGAGAATCTGCCCGTCGCCGATCCCTCCAAGATGGATTTTGACAAGGCGACCACCGGCGCGAGGGCCTGGAAGGACATTTGGGGCGCGGGCCAGGGGGTCGGGTCCGTCAAGGCTGTCGTTCCGGTGGCGGAATTGGTCGACAGGCTGGAACGGGAATATCGCGCCGCACGGGAGGGGTTGTGCGGTTGA
- the nadE gene encoding NAD(+) synthase, translated as MNQTMKIARQDAAFSAASLRVHAEAEIERICAWIRETVLKDLRKRGVVVGLSGGIDSSVTAALCARALGPSRVTGIFMPEHDSDPESLRLGQALAAATGVKTVLEDIGPALAAAGCYTRRDGFIRQIVPEFGEGWGCKVVLENALSSRGYNISWLVVASPTGEQSRHRMPLDVYLGMIAAANMKQRTRKQIEYYHGDRLNYAVAGTPNRLEYDQGFFVKNGDGAADFKPIAHLYKTQVYQLAEALGVPEEIRRRPPTTDTWSLPQGQDEYYFSLPYDRMDICLFGLDHGVSPDAVADAAGLTPEQVDAVWRNIASKRKVAEYLHAAPATML; from the coding sequence ATGAACCAGACGATGAAGATCGCCCGCCAGGATGCGGCCTTTTCCGCCGCCAGCCTCCGCGTCCATGCCGAGGCCGAGATCGAGCGCATCTGCGCCTGGATCAGGGAGACCGTCCTGAAGGACCTGCGCAAGCGCGGCGTCGTGGTGGGCCTGTCCGGCGGCATTGACTCCAGCGTCACGGCAGCCCTTTGCGCCCGGGCCCTCGGCCCTTCCAGGGTGACCGGCATCTTCATGCCCGAGCACGATTCCGACCCGGAAAGCCTGCGGCTGGGACAGGCGCTGGCCGCAGCGACCGGTGTCAAGACGGTACTGGAAGACATCGGACCGGCCCTCGCCGCGGCGGGCTGCTATACCCGGCGAGACGGCTTCATACGGCAGATCGTGCCGGAATTCGGCGAAGGCTGGGGCTGCAAGGTGGTGCTGGAGAATGCCCTCTCGAGCCGCGGCTACAATATTTCCTGGCTTGTCGTCGCTTCGCCGACCGGGGAGCAGAGCCGGCACCGGATGCCGCTCGACGTCTATCTCGGCATGATCGCGGCGGCCAATATGAAGCAGCGCACTCGCAAGCAGATCGAGTACTACCATGGCGACCGCCTGAACTATGCGGTCGCGGGGACGCCGAACCGGCTGGAGTACGACCAGGGCTTCTTCGTGAAGAACGGCGACGGCGCGGCGGACTTCAAGCCGATCGCGCACCTCTACAAGACCCAGGTCTATCAGCTTGCAGAGGCTTTGGGCGTGCCGGAAGAGATCCGTCGCCGACCGCCGACAACCGATACCTGGTCGCTGCCCCAGGGCCAGGACGAATATTACTTCTCGCTTCCCTACGACCGGATGGACATCTGCCTCTTTGGGCTCGACCATGGTGTTTCACCGGATGCCGTCGCCGATGCGGCTGGCCTGACGCCGGAGCAGGTGGATGCGGTGTGGCGCAATATCGCGTCCAAGCGCAAGGTAGCCGAGTATCTGCACGCCGCACCGGCGACCATGCTTTGA
- a CDS encoding long-chain fatty acid--CoA ligase, which yields MNEAPAQASDNSEKFWLASYPSSVPPEIPALSYRSLGELFESCCVEYLPRVAFSSMGREMTYRELEVETRKVGAWLQAQGLEKGDRVAVMMPNVLQNPVVTYAILRAGFVVVNVNPLYTPRELEHQLKDAGAKAIFVLENFAHTVQQVAAEVGLRHIVVTAMGDMLGMKGHIVNLVVRKVKKLVPAWSIPSAIPFKKVLTEGSHLPLKPVDIDSNDVAFLQYTGGTTGVSKGAALTHANLIANKMQISMWLEAAFENRPRPEVLTFVCALPLYHIFALTVNSLMGVAMGGHNILIANPRDIPAFVKELQKHKVHVFPGLNTLFNAMMNNADFGKIDFSSLILALGGGMAVQRPVAERWQALTGTAITEGYGLSETSPVATANRFDTQEFTGMIGLPLPSTEISIRDEDGKPLPLGEVGEICIRGPQVMAGYWQRPDETAKVMTDDGFFRSGDMGYMDERGYTKIVDRKKDMILVSGFNVYPNEVEEVAAMHPGVLECAAVGVPDPHSGEAVKLFVVKKDPALTEHDVREHCAANLTGYKRPRLIEFRNELPKSNVGKILRRELRG from the coding sequence ATGAACGAAGCGCCTGCGCAGGCAAGTGACAACTCCGAGAAGTTCTGGCTTGCCTCCTATCCCTCTTCGGTTCCCCCCGAAATCCCCGCCCTTTCCTATCGTTCGCTCGGCGAACTCTTCGAGAGCTGCTGCGTAGAATATCTGCCGCGCGTGGCCTTCTCGAGCATGGGCCGGGAGATGACCTATCGCGAGCTGGAAGTGGAAACGCGCAAAGTAGGCGCCTGGCTTCAGGCGCAGGGGCTGGAGAAGGGCGACCGCGTCGCCGTCATGATGCCGAACGTGCTCCAGAACCCGGTCGTCACCTACGCGATCCTTCGGGCCGGCTTCGTCGTGGTCAACGTCAATCCACTCTATACGCCCCGCGAGCTCGAGCATCAGCTGAAGGATGCGGGCGCGAAGGCGATCTTCGTTCTGGAGAACTTCGCGCACACCGTCCAGCAGGTGGCAGCCGAAGTCGGCTTGCGGCACATCGTCGTGACGGCAATGGGCGACATGCTGGGCATGAAGGGCCATATCGTCAACCTGGTGGTCCGGAAGGTCAAGAAGCTGGTTCCGGCTTGGTCGATCCCCTCGGCTATTCCGTTCAAGAAGGTCCTTACGGAAGGCTCGCATCTTCCATTGAAGCCGGTCGATATCGACAGCAACGATGTCGCCTTCCTGCAATATACCGGCGGCACGACGGGCGTCTCAAAGGGGGCGGCTCTCACGCATGCCAACCTGATCGCCAACAAGATGCAGATCAGCATGTGGCTGGAGGCGGCGTTCGAGAACAGGCCAAGGCCCGAGGTCCTGACCTTCGTCTGCGCACTGCCGCTCTACCATATCTTCGCACTGACGGTGAATTCGCTGATGGGCGTCGCCATGGGCGGGCACAATATCCTCATCGCCAATCCGCGCGACATTCCCGCCTTCGTCAAGGAACTGCAGAAGCACAAGGTGCATGTCTTCCCGGGCCTCAACACGCTCTTCAACGCGATGATGAACAATGCAGACTTCGGAAAGATCGACTTCTCCTCGCTGATCCTGGCCCTTGGCGGCGGCATGGCCGTGCAGCGGCCGGTTGCCGAACGCTGGCAGGCGCTGACCGGCACTGCGATCACCGAGGGCTATGGCCTGTCGGAAACCTCCCCCGTTGCCACCGCCAACCGCTTCGATACGCAGGAATTCACGGGCATGATCGGGCTGCCGCTGCCGTCGACCGAGATTTCCATTCGCGACGAAGACGGCAAGCCACTCCCGCTCGGCGAAGTCGGCGAAATCTGCATCCGCGGACCGCAGGTGATGGCCGGCTATTGGCAGCGGCCGGACGAGACCGCCAAGGTCATGACAGACGACGGCTTCTTCCGCTCCGGCGACATGGGCTACATGGATGAGCGCGGCTACACGAAGATCGTCGACCGCAAGAAGGACATGATCCTCGTTTCCGGCTTCAACGTCTATCCGAACGAGGTGGAGGAAGTCGCAGCCATGCATCCGGGCGTGCTGGAATGCGCGGCGGTCGGTGTGCCGGACCCGCATTCCGGCGAGGCGGTGAAGCTCTTCGTCGTCAAGAAGGATCCGGCGCTGACGGAGCATGACGTGCGGGAGCACTGCGCAGCCAACCTGACCGGCTACAAGCGACCACGGCTGATCGAATTCCGCAACGAGCTGCCGAAGTCCAATGTCGGCAAGATCCTTCGTCGCGAACTGCGCGGCTGA
- a CDS encoding class I adenylate-forming enzyme family protein encodes MRLEARLRESARRYPDKVALVAGGCRLNYAELDTRSDHLAAALLKAGVQPGDRVALLLENGIEAPLSFFAAWKAGAVACPLYPSMKSEKLAAIFSSIRPAAVVTQARQILSVQAAIGASGCQPIVINTEAANDAVGDALSFAAMTFGGPTDRPEPRADESELALLIHTSGSTGRPKGVMLTHANVDAACQSIAGYLGNTENDIVLSVLPLSFGYGITQMVTMASVAGRLVLEKSFAFPRTILDRLAEEKATGLPLVPAMAALIAGMKELPDSQFASLRYVTSAAAALPPALSGRLREMMPDTLIFIMYGQTECLRVSYLEPTELARRPTSVGKAIPGTRAYVVGDDGQPCTPGEVGELVVEGPHVMAGYWGDGADPRQRPAEIKGGRRLRTGDLFRTDADGFLYFVSRKDDIIKTRGEKVSPQEVERVLYALPGIREAAVTGMEDPVFGQVVRAHVALEPGCTLSERDVMRHCASQLEDYMVPKMVEFRDMLPRTTTGKIRMSAEGDLVEGKLETAI; translated from the coding sequence ATGCGGCTCGAGGCAAGGCTCCGCGAAAGCGCCCGCCGCTATCCCGACAAGGTCGCTCTTGTCGCGGGTGGGTGCCGCCTGAACTATGCCGAGCTCGATACTCGATCCGATCACCTCGCCGCCGCGCTCCTCAAGGCCGGGGTCCAGCCGGGTGACCGGGTGGCGCTGCTGCTGGAAAACGGGATTGAGGCTCCGCTGAGCTTCTTTGCAGCCTGGAAGGCTGGTGCCGTAGCCTGTCCGCTTTATCCGTCGATGAAATCGGAGAAGCTCGCAGCCATATTTTCAAGCATCCGGCCCGCAGCAGTCGTAACCCAGGCACGGCAGATCCTGTCCGTCCAGGCGGCGATCGGAGCAAGCGGCTGCCAGCCCATCGTCATCAACACGGAAGCCGCGAATGATGCCGTCGGGGATGCGCTGTCGTTCGCGGCTATGACATTCGGCGGGCCAACGGATCGGCCCGAGCCGCGCGCGGACGAGTCGGAGCTCGCCCTCCTCATTCATACCTCCGGCTCCACCGGACGCCCGAAGGGCGTGATGCTGACGCATGCGAATGTCGATGCCGCCTGCCAGTCGATCGCAGGCTATCTCGGCAATACCGAGAACGACATCGTCCTGAGCGTTCTGCCGCTCTCCTTCGGCTATGGCATCACGCAGATGGTGACCATGGCCTCCGTTGCTGGAAGGCTGGTGCTGGAGAAGAGCTTTGCCTTTCCCCGAACGATCCTCGACCGGCTTGCCGAGGAGAAGGCGACAGGCTTGCCCCTGGTTCCGGCCATGGCCGCGCTGATCGCCGGCATGAAGGAGCTTCCTGACAGCCAATTCGCCTCCCTTCGCTACGTCACGAGCGCCGCAGCGGCGCTGCCGCCCGCCTTGTCCGGTCGGCTCAGGGAAATGATGCCAGACACCCTGATCTTCATCATGTACGGGCAGACCGAGTGCCTGCGGGTGAGCTATCTCGAGCCGACTGAACTCGCACGCCGCCCGACATCCGTCGGCAAGGCCATTCCAGGCACGCGCGCCTATGTCGTGGGGGACGACGGCCAACCCTGCACTCCCGGGGAAGTGGGCGAGCTGGTGGTCGAGGGGCCGCATGTCATGGCCGGCTACTGGGGCGACGGGGCGGATCCAAGGCAACGCCCGGCGGAAATCAAGGGCGGACGACGCCTGCGAACGGGCGACCTTTTCAGGACTGATGCCGACGGCTTTCTCTATTTCGTCAGCCGCAAGGACGACATCATCAAGACTCGCGGCGAGAAGGTGAGCCCGCAGGAGGTCGAGCGGGTGCTTTACGCCCTGCCCGGGATCCGGGAGGCGGCGGTGACGGGAATGGAGGATCCGGTCTTCGGCCAGGTCGTCCGCGCCCATGTGGCGCTGGAACCCGGCTGCACGCTATCGGAGCGCGACGTCATGCGTCACTGCGCCAGCCAGCTAGAGGATTACATGGTGCCGAAGATGGTTGAGTTCAGGGATATGCTTCCGCGAACGACAACCGGCAAGATCAGGATGAGCGCCGAGGGCGACCTCGTCGAGGGGAAACTGGAGACTGCAATATGA
- a CDS encoding acyl carrier protein, whose product MSQRFRPAVREFIAENFLFRADAEIADDQSLLESGVMDSTGVLELIAFLETSYGISIEDEEIIPQNLDSVDAMTNYLARKLPVAA is encoded by the coding sequence ATGAGCCAGAGATTCCGACCCGCGGTGCGCGAGTTCATTGCCGAAAACTTCCTTTTTCGCGCGGATGCGGAGATCGCCGACGACCAGTCTCTGCTGGAAAGCGGCGTGATGGATTCAACTGGTGTGCTCGAATTGATCGCCTTCCTAGAGACCAGCTACGGCATCAGCATCGAGGATGAAGAAATTATCCCGCAAAACCTCGACAGCGTCGATGCCATGACCAATTACCTGGCGCGCAAGCTGCCGGTTGCCGCCTGA
- a CDS encoding ribonuclease activity regulator RraA: MLDPKIVETLKGVSTATLTTVLLKKGLRNVWMRGTKPLKAGQGRVVGPAFTLRFVPAREDLATPESWASPISTRAAIEAMPEGCVAVADAMGVLDAGIFGDILCSRMVKKGVAGLVTDGVVRDAEGVLGTGLDVWCNGVAAPPSVAGLTFVGWQEPIACGGVAVYPDDIIVVDEDGAVLIPAKLLDAVLAEAPEQERMEAWIMTEVDRGVPLPGLYPMNAETKARYQAWKDAQ, translated from the coding sequence ATGCTTGATCCGAAGATCGTCGAGACGCTGAAGGGTGTCTCCACCGCTACGCTGACCACCGTGCTGCTGAAGAAGGGCCTGCGCAATGTCTGGATGCGCGGCACCAAGCCCCTGAAGGCTGGGCAGGGACGCGTCGTCGGCCCCGCCTTCACGCTCCGTTTCGTGCCGGCGCGGGAAGACCTCGCCACGCCGGAAAGCTGGGCGTCACCGATCTCCACACGCGCCGCAATCGAGGCGATGCCGGAAGGCTGCGTGGCCGTCGCCGACGCAATGGGTGTGCTCGATGCAGGCATCTTCGGCGACATCCTCTGCTCGCGCATGGTCAAGAAGGGCGTTGCCGGGTTGGTGACGGATGGCGTGGTAAGGGATGCGGAAGGCGTGCTGGGCACCGGCCTGGATGTCTGGTGCAACGGCGTCGCTGCGCCACCCTCCGTTGCAGGCCTTACGTTTGTCGGCTGGCAGGAGCCGATCGCCTGCGGCGGCGTTGCGGTTTACCCGGACGACATCATCGTGGTGGATGAAGACGGGGCGGTGCTGATCCCGGCGAAACTGCTCGATGCGGTACTGGCCGAGGCGCCGGAGCAGGAGCGCATGGAGGCCTGGATCATGACAGAGGTCGACCGCGGCGTGCCGCTTCCCGGCCTCTATCCGATGAATGCCGAGACCAAGGCGCGCTACCAGGCATGGAAGGACGCCCAATGA
- the phoR gene encoding phosphate regulon sensor histidine kinase PhoR — translation MGSQWGTGLNKWFGGSWLLLLALSLAGALSVFAGVPVWQAGLAWFVLTGLVLVADHKPEPAPERPATAEEQAPHDVVEVISASLNALDIPTLLLDGEANVLSQNAGADRLLGSLPLGAHVAGRLRSPAVLDIIRETLATGRPNQLEHVERLPSQQVYVVRIAPVELPGRDQRDRLYLLSFRDVSELHRLDRMRSDFVANASHELRTPLASLRGFIETLQGAAKSDPKAQERFLSIMLDQSTRMSRLIDDLLSLSRLELRSNVAPEGKVDLVPLLSHVRDALSPLAEELHVEINLHLPERAVEVTGDRDELVQVFENLVENACKYGQDGKTVDVFLKSPEAGPVEVSVVDHGPGIPSEHVPRLTERFYRVSVADSRSKKGTGLGLAIVKHILTRHRARLVVTSEMGKGSQFTVRF, via the coding sequence ATGGGTTCGCAGTGGGGGACCGGGTTGAACAAGTGGTTCGGCGGCTCCTGGCTGCTGCTGCTTGCCCTGTCGCTCGCCGGGGCATTGAGCGTCTTCGCAGGCGTACCGGTCTGGCAGGCGGGCCTTGCCTGGTTCGTGCTCACCGGCCTCGTCCTGGTCGCCGATCATAAACCCGAGCCAGCGCCAGAGCGACCGGCGACCGCAGAGGAGCAGGCGCCGCACGATGTCGTAGAGGTCATCTCTGCCTCGCTCAATGCGCTCGACATACCCACCCTCCTGCTAGACGGGGAGGCCAACGTGCTATCCCAAAATGCCGGGGCCGACCGCCTCTTGGGCTCGCTGCCGCTTGGCGCTCATGTAGCCGGACGGCTGCGCTCCCCCGCGGTGCTGGACATCATCCGGGAGACACTGGCCACCGGCAGGCCGAACCAGCTCGAGCATGTCGAGCGTCTGCCCTCGCAACAGGTCTACGTCGTCCGGATCGCGCCGGTTGAACTGCCCGGGCGGGACCAGCGGGACCGGCTGTACCTGCTCTCGTTTCGGGATGTGTCCGAACTGCATCGGCTCGACCGAATGCGCAGCGACTTCGTCGCCAATGCGAGCCACGAACTGCGCACACCGCTTGCGTCGTTGCGTGGTTTCATCGAAACCCTGCAGGGGGCGGCCAAGTCGGATCCAAAGGCCCAGGAGCGGTTCCTGTCGATCATGCTGGACCAGTCGACGCGTATGAGCCGGCTGATCGATGACCTTCTTTCCCTTTCCAGGCTCGAGTTGAGGTCGAATGTGGCGCCGGAGGGCAAGGTGGACCTCGTGCCCCTGCTTTCCCATGTCCGCGATGCACTCTCGCCTCTGGCAGAAGAACTCCATGTGGAGATCAACCTTCATCTGCCGGAACGTGCGGTCGAAGTGACCGGTGACCGCGACGAACTGGTGCAGGTGTTCGAGAACCTGGTGGAGAATGCCTGCAAGTACGGCCAGGACGGCAAGACCGTCGATGTCTTCCTGAAGTCTCCGGAAGCCGGGCCCGTCGAGGTCAGCGTTGTCGATCACGGCCCCGGCATTCCTTCGGAGCACGTCCCTCGTCTGACGGAGCGTTTCTACCGCGTCAGCGTTGCCGATAGCCGCTCCAAGAAGGGAACCGGTCTCGGGCTGGCAATCGTGAAGCACATCCTTACCCGCCATCGGGCAAGGCTGGTGGTCACGTCCGAGATGGGCAAGGGCAGCCAGTTCACCGTCCGCTTCTGA
- a CDS encoding dihydrodipicolinate synthase family protein: MSFSTQSKGVYAIATTPFLPDGSLDTPSVDRLTDFYQDSGCTGITILGIMGEAPKLEPSESRAIIRQVVGRSRVPVIVGVSAPGFAAMRSLARDAMDMGAAGVMIAPTPALRTDEQIISYFGQAVEAVGEDVPWVLQDYPLTLNVVMSASVVAKVISNHSSCLMLKHEDWPGLEKISKLRALQKAGELRPFSILCGNGGMFLDFEPERGADGAMTGYGFPDMLNELIGLFADGKRDEAHDLFDAHLPLIRYEQQLGIGLAVRKHVLKRRGVITSDAQRKPGLALSETARAEVDYLLQRLGRRDKRAAL; this comes from the coding sequence ATGAGCTTTTCCACCCAATCGAAGGGCGTCTACGCCATCGCCACCACGCCGTTCCTGCCGGACGGCTCCCTCGATACGCCGTCGGTCGATCGGCTGACGGATTTCTACCAGGACAGCGGTTGCACCGGTATCACCATCCTCGGCATCATGGGGGAAGCCCCGAAGCTCGAGCCGTCCGAGAGCCGGGCGATCATCCGGCAGGTGGTCGGCCGCTCGCGAGTGCCGGTGATCGTCGGCGTTTCGGCTCCCGGATTTGCGGCAATGCGATCGCTTGCCCGCGATGCCATGGACATGGGAGCCGCCGGCGTGATGATCGCGCCGACGCCGGCACTCCGGACCGACGAGCAGATCATCAGCTACTTCGGGCAGGCGGTGGAGGCGGTCGGCGAAGACGTGCCGTGGGTTTTGCAGGACTATCCGCTGACGCTGAACGTGGTCATGTCGGCGAGCGTGGTGGCGAAGGTCATCTCGAACCATTCCTCCTGCCTGATGCTGAAGCATGAGGATTGGCCGGGGCTGGAAAAGATCTCCAAGCTCCGCGCCCTGCAGAAGGCGGGGGAACTACGGCCATTCTCGATCCTCTGCGGCAATGGCGGCATGTTCCTCGATTTCGAACCGGAACGTGGCGCCGATGGCGCAATGACAGGATACGGCTTTCCGGACATGCTGAACGAGCTGATCGGGTTGTTCGCCGACGGCAAGCGAGACGAGGCGCACGACCTTTTCGATGCACACCTGCCGCTGATCCGCTACGAGCAGCAGCTCGGCATCGGGCTTGCCGTGCGAAAGCACGTGCTGAAACGGCGTGGCGTCATCACGTCGGATGCGCAGCGCAAGCCGGGGCTTGCCCTTTCGGAGACGGCGCGGGCCGAGGTGGACTATCTGTTGCAGCGGCTCGGCCGCCGCGACAAGCGGGCTGCCCTCTGA
- the ppk2 gene encoding polyphosphate kinase 2 codes for MSSSKQDRSVDIEIGGRRRVFDIDDPKLPDWIDKNALGSEGYSYDDKMDKRDYADTLERLQIELVKLQFWLNASGKRVISVFEGRDAAGKGGTIFSIRAYLNPRSARIVALPKPTETEAGQWYFQRYVTHFPTAGEIVLFDRSWYNRGVVEPVMGFCTAEQCKKFLHEVPRFEELIVDEGIHFFKFWLNIGQEMQLKRFHDRRHDPLKIWKLSPMDIAALTKWDEFTDARDRMLKKTHTKHAPWTVVKANDKRRARINVIRQILLSIDYEGRDEKAIGEIDHNILGEGPEFLG; via the coding sequence TTGAGCAGCTCAAAACAGGACCGTTCGGTTGACATCGAGATCGGCGGGCGTCGGCGCGTCTTCGATATCGACGATCCGAAGCTGCCGGACTGGATCGACAAGAACGCGCTCGGTTCAGAGGGCTATTCCTATGACGACAAGATGGATAAGCGCGACTACGCCGATACGCTGGAGCGACTGCAGATCGAACTGGTCAAGCTGCAGTTCTGGCTGAACGCCAGCGGCAAGCGGGTGATCTCCGTATTCGAGGGCCGTGACGCCGCCGGCAAGGGCGGCACGATCTTCTCCATACGCGCTTACCTCAATCCGCGCTCGGCGCGGATTGTGGCGCTGCCGAAGCCGACGGAAACGGAGGCAGGCCAATGGTATTTCCAACGCTATGTCACTCACTTCCCGACCGCTGGCGAAATCGTGCTCTTCGACCGCTCCTGGTATAACCGCGGCGTGGTGGAGCCGGTCATGGGCTTCTGCACCGCTGAACAATGCAAGAAGTTCCTCCACGAAGTGCCGCGGTTCGAGGAACTCATCGTCGATGAGGGCATCCACTTCTTCAAGTTCTGGCTGAACATCGGCCAGGAGATGCAGTTGAAACGCTTTCACGACCGGCGCCACGATCCGCTGAAGATCTGGAAGCTCTCGCCGATGGATATCGCCGCACTGACGAAGTGGGACGAATTCACCGATGCGCGCGACCGCATGCTGAAGAAGACGCACACGAAGCATGCACCGTGGACGGTGGTGAAGGCGAACGACAAGCGGCGGGCTCGGATCAACGTGATCCGACAGATTCTGCTATCGATCGACTACGAGGGTCGGGACGAGAAGGCGATCGGCGAGATCGATCACAACATCCTCGGCGAAGGTCCCGAGTTCCTGGGCTGA